The Callithrix jacchus isolate 240 chromosome 20, calJac240_pri, whole genome shotgun sequence genome has a window encoding:
- the NUDT7 gene encoding peroxisomal coenzyme A diphosphatase NUDT7 isoform X3 yields MSRPGPPQESVRNSWLDDAKARLRKCDIGSKYSHLPYNKYSILLPLVAKEGNLHLLFTVRSDKPCEVLAPPSPSAMIVSFLRSPQKPSRCQHHAPYTACGTTDKLITPFVGFIDHNFQAQPNPAEVKDVFLVPLAYFLHPHVHVQHYVTQFSHCFIYHIFEYTNPENGVTYQIKGMTANLAVLVAFIILEEKPTFEVEFNLNDVLPSSEELFLKAHKNATSKL; encoded by the exons ATGTCACGACCTGGTCCTCCCCAGGAGTCAGTCAG aaacagttGGCTAGATGATGCTAAGGCCCGCTTAAGGAAGTGTGATATTGGAAGCAAATATTCTCACTTGCCATATAACAAATATTCCATCCTTTTGCCATTGGTGGCTAAAGAAGGAAATCTCCATTTGTTATTCACCGTCCGGTCAGACAAG ccatgtgaagtgcttgctcctccttcaccttcagccatgatcgtaagtttcctgaggtcgccccagaagccgagcagatgccagcatcatgctccctatacagcctgtggaact aCAGATAAACTGATAACTCCATTTGTGGGTTTCATAGACCACAACTTCCAGGCCCAGCCGAATCCTGCTGAAGTTAAGGATGTCTTCCTGGTGCCTCTGGCCTATTTCTTGCACCCACATGTCCATGTCCAGCATTACGTCACACAGTTCAGTCACTGTTTTATTTATCATATCTTTGAGTACACAAACCCTGAAAATGGGGTCACTTACCAGATCAAAGGAATGACTGCAAACCTTGCAGTGTTggtggcctttattattttggaagaaaaacCCACCTTTGAGGTTGAATTTAATCTTAATGATGTACTACCATCCTCTGAAGAGTTATTCCTGAAGGCTCACAAAAATGCTACAAGCAAGTTATGA
- the NUDT7 gene encoding peroxisomal coenzyme A diphosphatase NUDT7 isoform X1 produces MSRPGPPQESVRNSWLDDAKARLRKCDIGSKYSHLPYNKYSILLPLVAKEGNLHLLFTVRSDKLRRAPGEVCFPGGKQEPTDKDDAATALREAQEEVGLRPHQVEVVCCLVPCLLDTDKLITPFVGFIDHNFQAQPNPAEVKDVFLVPLAYFLHPHVHVQHYVTQFSHCFIYHIFEYTNPENGVTYQIKGMTANLAVLVAFIILEEKPTFEVEFNLNDVLPSSEELFLKAHKNATSKL; encoded by the exons ATGTCACGACCTGGTCCTCCCCAGGAGTCAGTCAG aaacagttGGCTAGATGATGCTAAGGCCCGCTTAAGGAAGTGTGATATTGGAAGCAAATATTCTCACTTGCCATATAACAAATATTCCATCCTTTTGCCATTGGTGGCTAAAGAAGGAAATCTCCATTTGTTATTCACCGTCCGGTCAGACAAG CTAAGAAGGGCTCCTGGAGAAGTTTGCTTCCCTGGAGGTAAGCAAGAACCTACAGACAAAGATGATGCAGCTACGGCTCTCCGAGAAGCCCAGGAGGAAGTGGGGCTGCGTCCTCATCAAGTGGAAGTTGTCTGCTGCCTGGTGCCATGTCTTCTTGAT aCAGATAAACTGATAACTCCATTTGTGGGTTTCATAGACCACAACTTCCAGGCCCAGCCGAATCCTGCTGAAGTTAAGGATGTCTTCCTGGTGCCTCTGGCCTATTTCTTGCACCCACATGTCCATGTCCAGCATTACGTCACACAGTTCAGTCACTGTTTTATTTATCATATCTTTGAGTACACAAACCCTGAAAATGGGGTCACTTACCAGATCAAAGGAATGACTGCAAACCTTGCAGTGTTggtggcctttattattttggaagaaaaacCCACCTTTGAGGTTGAATTTAATCTTAATGATGTACTACCATCCTCTGAAGAGTTATTCCTGAAGGCTCACAAAAATGCTACAAGCAAGTTATGA